Proteins co-encoded in one Enterococcus mundtii genomic window:
- a CDS encoding peptidoglycan DD-metalloendopeptidase family protein, with translation MAIALVSSQLLTSLPVSAAILSVEDSSIPDSSEKAEEQPTQPEGNEALPEGNEQEVEEQPVEEQPTIPDEPPKEPEPPKDTPKETPKETPKETPKETPKETPKETPEEQPDIVPETDRPKEEPVKEEQIIKEDTPATPEPDVQVNPVNQTNEMPSVPQTMEEVRVPGLTEQTSSESSESSSFKVTPVKETWDFIQEIGEKAREIGLKEDLYASVMIAQAILESGSGQSQLSQEPYFNLYGIKGSYNGNSVTFKTQEDNGSGTLYSIDSAFRRYENYEESLNDYARLIKEGLTHDQDFYKGSWKSETETYEDATAYLTGRYATDTQYADKLNALIEAYALTSYDQARAELPEGSEEFIYPVQNVVISSPYGPRGGEFHRGVDFTAPVGTPIFASQAGVVIRSEVHSSWGNYIAITHENGLTTLYAHNNQNLVTVGQTVAQGEIIASVGSTGNSTGPHLHFEVNGSPSLAQDQLIDPMQVLTKE, from the coding sequence ATGGCAATTGCGTTAGTATCCAGTCAACTGCTAACGAGTTTACCTGTATCAGCGGCGATCCTGTCTGTGGAAGATTCATCAATCCCTGATTCTTCGGAAAAAGCTGAAGAACAGCCGACACAACCAGAGGGAAACGAAGCGTTACCCGAAGGAAATGAACAAGAAGTGGAAGAACAGCCGGTCGAAGAACAACCGACAATACCGGATGAACCGCCCAAAGAGCCTGAGCCACCAAAGGATACGCCAAAAGAGACACCAAAAGAGACACCAAAAGAGACACCAAAAGAGACACCAAAAGAGACACCAAAAGAGACACCAGAGGAACAACCTGACATTGTCCCAGAGACAGATCGTCCGAAAGAAGAACCAGTGAAGGAAGAACAAATTATAAAAGAAGACACACCAGCGACACCAGAACCAGACGTTCAAGTAAATCCAGTTAACCAAACAAATGAAATGCCTTCAGTCCCACAAACGATGGAAGAAGTGCGTGTTCCTGGATTGACCGAACAAACCTCTTCAGAATCGAGTGAATCCAGTTCATTTAAAGTCACACCAGTGAAAGAAACCTGGGATTTCATTCAAGAAATTGGGGAAAAAGCACGAGAAATTGGGTTAAAAGAAGACCTTTATGCGTCAGTTATGATTGCACAAGCGATTTTAGAATCTGGAAGTGGTCAAAGCCAACTGAGTCAAGAACCCTACTTCAATTTATATGGAATTAAGGGTAGCTATAATGGGAATTCAGTGACCTTCAAAACACAAGAAGACAATGGATCAGGCACCCTTTACTCGATCGACTCTGCTTTTCGGCGATATGAGAATTATGAAGAGTCGTTAAACGATTATGCACGTCTAATCAAAGAAGGCTTGACCCATGACCAAGACTTCTACAAAGGATCATGGAAATCGGAAACGGAAACATATGAAGACGCTACAGCATACCTCACGGGGCGGTATGCCACAGACACACAGTATGCGGATAAATTGAATGCGTTGATTGAAGCCTATGCATTGACGAGTTATGATCAAGCAAGAGCGGAATTACCAGAGGGTAGTGAAGAGTTTATTTATCCAGTTCAGAATGTCGTCATTTCTTCACCTTATGGACCACGTGGGGGTGAGTTTCATCGGGGAGTAGATTTTACGGCACCTGTAGGAACACCTATTTTTGCCAGTCAGGCGGGCGTAGTTATTCGCTCAGAAGTTCATTCTTCTTGGGGAAATTATATTGCCATCACGCATGAAAATGGACTAACTACACTATACGCACATAACAATCAGAACCTTGTAACAGTAGGACAAACTGTTGCTCAAGGGGAAATCATTGCTTCAGTGGGAAGCACAGGTAATAGTACAGGTCCGCATTTACACTTTGAAGTGAATGGATCGCCAAGTCTTGCCCAGGATCAATTAATTGACCCGATGCAGGTACTGACAAAGGAATAG
- a CDS encoding SpaA isopeptide-forming pilin-related protein: MGIGRFKKITTFIALLLTVGQLLVSPTLVVADHIEQSRTSQVAENEVEETEKEQSDKTMSSDPSDTETPLREALQSQNALANDSPNESDLPIVETIGDSLFILPSGTDVQPIEGGEEAEVSGDFDSRYTMAYILEHAKSTSEQEAMLEKSEEYARLQNNFTRSTGYTIENLGTINHQVWRNLPNGTNFLHDKFYKFRIRETGQIAFCIEEGVPIVLGGGASQENVSQVISNASLRARLSLIAYFGWYGNTDQSNDQYVGVQQMLWEAFGGQTLSTTVPNYGSRKQSVETEISRYNTRPSFHNQKVTVKVGETVTVNDTNGVFSQYAMDNLTNTANVTLRKEGNRLHITAHANSNESGVVNIARVPKEFANAALAYRVGNGQRVSVLHISDPIRVSLNIEVLKEGHAEVLKVDEDTKKPLAGAVFKFTTSDGQTKEIPTGADGKARWENIMADKQVTMDEIKAPNGYILNSKPQTITIKANETTTVTFDNKEQLADLTVIKEDEETGNKPQGAATLFGAKYELTDSEGKSVAEFTMEDVEGRAQAEIKGLKLGTYYLQEVEAPEGYTLDPEKHEVQLTYAGQNETVAIHSKTVTDRVIKGHIEGYKFGSRPLIPNTIEASLELITGKNQDIKPPLEGVELTATSHTTGQEYVQVTGENGFFRFEDLPYDTYTVEETKGIDGYLLIEPFEVTITEDGYTHFFLLEDRIIESRLHIVKVDEETGENIPYAGAQFKIFDTWANDGEGAFVSMQRPNDTENTDIFETNEKGEIVTTESLAWGVDRYELHEVKAPEGYVLLEEPIVFSVTEEDSDGMIRIEVPNRLARQDVQLIKRDRLNDQPLENVPFNLYQIEKDGSETLVDEFLTDEEGMLSIEGLPYGEYKFVEGQPLPGYLELEEDIEFSVTVEKDGELIVLEAVNDREDLEIKTLFATVDGEKIVDPTIDNVFEDKVWLKGDAIEIGHTYTIVSGFVNRFTGEVVSQDITKWTAKSKEDELSVFLDLPANTLKDGDELTATHIIYYDEDQKEEVGREVDLENMDQTVRFQSPKVEIKRDGELPKTGSTTGMILSIIGVATVGIVGGIYIYRKKKA, translated from the coding sequence ATGGGAATAGGAAGATTTAAGAAGATCACGACTTTTATTGCACTACTACTAACAGTGGGGCAATTACTGGTATCACCTACGTTGGTAGTCGCTGACCATATCGAGCAAAGTAGAACGAGCCAAGTCGCAGAAAATGAAGTAGAAGAAACAGAAAAGGAACAATCAGACAAAACGATGAGTTCCGATCCAAGTGATACAGAAACACCACTAAGAGAAGCCTTACAATCACAGAATGCCCTTGCAAATGATAGCCCTAATGAAAGTGATTTGCCTATTGTAGAAACAATTGGCGATTCGCTTTTTATTTTACCTTCAGGTACGGATGTACAGCCAATAGAGGGTGGAGAAGAAGCAGAAGTATCTGGTGATTTCGATAGTCGCTACACGATGGCTTATATTCTCGAACATGCCAAAAGTACTTCTGAACAAGAAGCCATGTTAGAAAAGTCAGAAGAGTATGCCCGATTACAAAATAATTTTACACGTTCAACGGGATATACGATTGAAAATCTGGGAACAATCAACCATCAGGTGTGGCGAAATCTTCCAAACGGAACTAATTTTTTACATGACAAATTTTATAAGTTTCGAATTCGTGAAACAGGCCAAATTGCTTTTTGTATAGAAGAAGGTGTCCCAATTGTTTTAGGTGGAGGCGCGTCTCAAGAAAATGTCTCTCAAGTAATTTCTAATGCGTCATTGAGAGCGAGACTTTCATTGATCGCCTATTTTGGATGGTATGGAAACACTGATCAATCGAATGACCAGTATGTGGGAGTCCAACAAATGCTTTGGGAAGCGTTTGGAGGGCAAACATTATCTACTACTGTCCCTAACTATGGGTCACGCAAACAATCTGTAGAAACCGAAATATCAAGATACAATACTCGCCCAAGTTTCCATAATCAAAAAGTAACTGTCAAAGTTGGGGAAACAGTGACAGTAAATGATACGAATGGCGTATTTTCACAGTATGCAATGGACAATTTAACAAATACTGCGAATGTTACTTTACGTAAAGAAGGCAATCGACTGCATATTACTGCTCATGCAAATTCAAATGAATCTGGAGTTGTGAACATTGCAAGAGTTCCTAAAGAGTTTGCGAATGCAGCATTGGCATATCGAGTGGGCAATGGTCAGAGAGTAAGTGTTCTACACATTAGCGATCCAATTCGAGTATCGCTAAACATTGAAGTTTTAAAAGAAGGACATGCAGAAGTACTAAAAGTTGATGAAGATACCAAAAAACCATTAGCAGGTGCTGTTTTCAAATTTACCACGTCAGATGGTCAAACAAAGGAAATACCGACAGGCGCTGATGGAAAAGCACGATGGGAAAATATCATGGCGGATAAACAAGTGACCATGGATGAAATCAAAGCACCAAATGGCTATATTTTGAATTCAAAACCACAAACGATAACTATAAAAGCCAATGAAACAACAACGGTAACTTTTGATAACAAAGAACAGTTGGCAGATTTAACAGTGATCAAAGAAGATGAAGAAACAGGGAATAAACCACAAGGTGCAGCCACGCTCTTTGGTGCCAAATATGAATTAACGGATTCAGAAGGCAAATCGGTTGCTGAGTTTACAATGGAAGACGTCGAAGGACGCGCACAAGCAGAAATCAAAGGACTAAAATTAGGCACTTACTATTTACAGGAAGTTGAAGCGCCTGAAGGGTACACGTTAGATCCTGAGAAACACGAAGTTCAATTAACCTATGCCGGACAAAACGAAACAGTTGCGATCCACAGTAAAACAGTAACGGATCGTGTCATTAAGGGGCATATCGAAGGGTATAAATTCGGTTCAAGACCATTAATTCCGAATACAATTGAAGCGTCATTAGAATTGATTACTGGAAAAAATCAAGATATAAAACCTCCTTTAGAAGGCGTTGAATTAACTGCGACTTCTCATACAACTGGACAAGAATACGTTCAAGTCACAGGAGAAAACGGCTTTTTCCGTTTTGAAGATTTACCATACGACACGTATACAGTTGAAGAGACGAAGGGAATAGATGGATATCTATTAATTGAACCTTTTGAAGTAACAATCACAGAAGACGGCTATACGCATTTCTTCTTACTGGAAGATCGAATTATTGAATCTCGTTTGCACATTGTCAAAGTGGATGAAGAAACAGGTGAAAATATCCCTTATGCTGGTGCGCAATTTAAGATTTTTGATACATGGGCAAATGATGGCGAAGGTGCATTTGTATCGATGCAACGTCCAAATGATACAGAAAACACCGATATCTTTGAAACAAATGAAAAAGGCGAAATTGTTACTACAGAAAGCCTTGCATGGGGCGTGGATCGTTATGAATTACACGAAGTAAAAGCTCCAGAAGGATACGTACTACTAGAAGAACCAATCGTCTTTAGCGTGACTGAAGAAGATTCTGACGGAATGATCCGAATTGAAGTGCCAAACCGTTTAGCACGTCAAGACGTGCAATTGATCAAACGTGACCGCTTAAATGATCAACCTTTAGAAAATGTACCGTTTAATTTATACCAAATTGAAAAAGATGGATCTGAAACGTTGGTTGATGAATTCTTGACAGACGAAGAAGGAATGCTCTCAATTGAAGGATTGCCTTACGGTGAGTATAAGTTCGTAGAAGGACAACCATTGCCAGGATACCTTGAGTTAGAAGAAGACATTGAATTTTCAGTAACCGTGGAAAAAGACGGCGAATTGATCGTATTAGAAGCAGTCAACGACCGTGAAGACTTAGAGATTAAGACACTGTTCGCGACGGTTGATGGTGAGAAAATCGTTGATCCAACGATTGATAATGTATTTGAGGATAAAGTTTGGTTAAAAGGGGACGCAATTGAGATCGGCCATACGTATACAATTGTGTCTGGGTTCGTGAATCGCTTTACTGGTGAAGTTGTGAGCCAAGATATAACAAAATGGACAGCGAAAAGTAAAGAAGACGAGCTGTCAGTTTTCTTAGACTTACCAGCTAATACCCTAAAAGATGGGGACGAATTAACTGCGACACATATCATTTACTATGATGAAGATCAAAAAGAGGAAGTTGGACGAGAAGTTGATTTAGAGAATATGGATCAAACTGTTCGTTTCCAATCTCCAAAAGTTGAGATCAAACGTGACGGCGAATTACCTAAAACAGGTAGCACGACTGGAATGATTCTATCTATTATTGGTGTGGCTACTGTTGGAATCGTTGGCGGAATCTATATTTACCGTAAGAAAAAAGCATAA
- a CDS encoding LysM peptidoglycan-binding domain-containing protein, with the protein MKMLKVLAIGVTVGGMALAIHTENAEAAEWTPRSVEQIKADIAKTDGKEYTIVTGDTLSGIGEATNMTVKALAERNSIANVDLIYAGNKLVFEGNVVTVQNPQGETIAQSVVKDEDKIDPSQPIGQAPTTGSDTNQGSQTVTPPVTGDSGSAGGGNTVTPPATGDNGSTGGGNTVTPPATGDNGSTGGGNTVTPPTGGDNGSTGGGNETTPEQPKPEEPTRVTPLGNSGMEFNTIDEANEWGMAELMNPDSVWKEYTGFVTKPLMWSDGLVRSYSVDFYN; encoded by the coding sequence ATGAAAATGTTAAAAGTGTTAGCAATCGGAGTAACAGTTGGAGGGATGGCGTTAGCTATTCATACGGAAAATGCAGAGGCCGCAGAATGGACACCACGTTCGGTCGAACAAATTAAAGCAGATATCGCAAAAACAGACGGTAAAGAATACACGATCGTCACTGGTGATACTTTAAGTGGTATCGGAGAAGCTACAAACATGACAGTGAAGGCACTGGCAGAAAGAAATTCAATTGCAAATGTAGATTTGATTTATGCAGGGAATAAGTTAGTATTTGAAGGCAATGTAGTCACTGTTCAAAACCCTCAAGGAGAAACCATTGCGCAGTCTGTTGTGAAAGACGAAGATAAAATAGATCCAAGTCAACCAATTGGGCAAGCACCGACAACTGGTTCTGATACTAATCAAGGTTCACAAACAGTGACACCACCAGTAACAGGAGATAGTGGCTCAGCAGGCGGAGGAAATACAGTAACACCACCAGCAACAGGAGACAATGGCTCAACAGGCGGAGGAAATACAGTAACACCACCAGCAACAGGAGACAATGGCTCTACAGGAGGCGGAAACACAGTAACACCGCCAACAGGTGGCGATAACGGTTCTACTGGTGGTGGAAATGAAACGACACCAGAGCAACCAAAACCAGAAGAGCCAACAAGAGTAACACCACTTGGGAACAGTGGAATGGAGTTTAACACAATTGATGAGGCTAATGAGTGGGGAATGGCTGAGCTTATGAATCCAGATAGTGTATGGAAGGAATATACTGGTTTCGTTACTAAGCCGTTGATGTGGTCAGATGGATTAGTCAGAAGCTATTCAGTTGATTTCTATAATTAA
- a CDS encoding helix-turn-helix domain-containing protein — protein sequence MKLTEIQQWGKKNLLTRQQAAKITGQSYTAFSQTIKTGKIKPFFEFGDSGPSVVRLYLKSDIEEYAQQLKTKKSIVSQSQKVETSK from the coding sequence ATGAAATTAACTGAAATTCAACAATGGGGTAAAAAAAATCTACTCACCAGACAACAAGCTGCTAAAATCACAGGACAGTCTTACACTGCATTCTCACAGACAATCAAAACAGGAAAGATAAAACCTTTTTTTGAGTTTGGAGATTCAGGACCTTCGGTAGTTAGACTTTATTTAAAGAGTGACATTGAAGAATACGCACAGCAATTAAAAACTAAAAAAAGCATTGTCTCACAAAGCCAAAAAGTCGAGACAAGCAAATGA
- a CDS encoding replication initiator protein A: MSDFNFYTANEVYAEKYFQLPKVFFTNEKYKKMSNDSKVAYAILKDRFSYSVKNKWVDKQNRIYFVFTVEELKSILNCAEGKVAKIKKELTEMNLLFQKRGGSTWVNGIKVNTPNKLYLGKPEATAKDVYLIDAAESQAFVGIANIANPEKSQHINKNLGIANIANPEKTNDIKGSTGIVNIADNLYYTSSLDTNRHNIDTKKDPLQDQLLLDNFEKIMKDNSIATFIPDRVLSLIKIFSSSYSEAQKTVKTIHNAKAKAEKDSQTKIIFEDLDTYGLNAEQELYQTLLKAYQKQKTEKVENIQNLIFVYVKNWFVENPIAAKQQAESSEELPTVSLHDWTTDVENSDY; encoded by the coding sequence ATGTCAGATTTTAATTTTTATACTGCTAATGAAGTTTACGCTGAAAAATACTTCCAACTACCAAAAGTATTTTTCACAAATGAAAAATATAAAAAAATGAGTAATGATAGCAAAGTAGCATACGCTATTCTTAAAGATCGTTTTTCATATTCAGTAAAAAATAAATGGGTCGATAAACAGAACAGAATATACTTTGTGTTCACAGTCGAGGAACTTAAAAGTATTTTGAACTGTGCTGAGGGAAAAGTTGCAAAAATCAAAAAAGAGCTAACAGAAATGAACTTATTATTTCAAAAACGTGGTGGGTCAACATGGGTAAATGGCATAAAAGTAAATACACCAAATAAATTGTATCTCGGAAAGCCAGAAGCCACGGCTAAGGACGTTTATTTGATAGATGCAGCCGAATCACAGGCTTTCGTTGGAATTGCGAATATCGCAAATCCAGAGAAATCCCAACATATCAATAAAAATCTTGGAATTGCGAATATCGCAAATCCAGAGAAAACTAATGATATCAAGGGATCGACTGGAATTGTGAATATCGCAGACAATCTATACTATACTTCTTCTTTAGACACTAATAGACACAATATAGACACAAAGAAAGACCCCCTACAAGATCAATTATTGCTAGATAATTTTGAGAAGATTATGAAAGATAATAGTATTGCTACCTTTATCCCTGATCGAGTACTAAGTCTGATTAAAATATTCTCGTCTAGTTATAGTGAAGCTCAAAAGACCGTTAAGACAATCCATAACGCAAAAGCAAAAGCGGAAAAAGACTCGCAAACTAAAATTATTTTTGAGGATCTAGATACTTATGGTCTTAATGCCGAACAAGAATTGTATCAAACTCTTCTAAAAGCCTATCAAAAACAGAAAACAGAAAAAGTTGAAAATATTCAAAATCTAATCTTTGTATACGTTAAGAACTGGTTTGTGGAAAATCCGATTGCTGCAAAACAACAAGCTGAATCAAGCGAAGAATTACCGACGGTCTCTTTGCATGATTGGACAACCGATGTTGAAAACAGTGACTATTGA
- a CDS encoding ParA family protein: MTKKIVFGNFKGGVGKTTNSVMFAYEAAKLGKKVLLCDLDPQANSTQMLNRTYTRQNNSEMPNEKTMMVAIQEENLSSAVVEVMPNLFLLPSHLDFVDYPDFIELVYPTTLENFKDQRISHFGNLLKEIEGDYDLVIIDCPPTISLYTNTALYAADFLIIVLQTQQRSLDGAEAFWEYAQTFYNKYTNADFDIAGVLPVLMKNDSGIDNQIIKDALDSFGEKYVFTHIVKHMERLKGYDRKGIADKVYTATWDYHDIKLHEFYIEITKEFFQRIGE; the protein is encoded by the coding sequence ATGACAAAAAAAATCGTTTTTGGTAATTTTAAAGGCGGCGTTGGAAAAACCACGAATTCAGTAATGTTTGCTTATGAGGCTGCGAAGTTAGGGAAGAAGGTTCTGCTTTGTGATCTTGATCCTCAAGCTAACTCTACTCAAATGTTGAATAGAACATATACTAGACAAAATAACTCAGAAATGCCAAATGAAAAAACTATGATGGTAGCTATTCAAGAAGAAAATCTTTCTTCAGCTGTGGTTGAAGTTATGCCTAATCTATTTCTTCTCCCGTCACATTTAGATTTCGTTGATTATCCAGATTTTATTGAATTAGTTTATCCAACTACGCTTGAAAATTTTAAGGATCAAAGAATTTCCCATTTTGGTAATCTTCTTAAAGAGATTGAAGGCGATTATGATCTTGTAATAATAGATTGTCCTCCAACAATTTCTCTATATACTAATACAGCTTTATATGCAGCAGACTTTTTGATAATAGTATTACAAACTCAGCAACGATCTCTGGATGGAGCAGAAGCTTTCTGGGAGTATGCACAAACATTTTACAATAAGTATACAAATGCAGATTTTGATATAGCAGGAGTTCTACCAGTACTTATGAAAAACGATTCGGGTATTGATAACCAGATTATCAAAGATGCTTTGGATAGTTTTGGAGAAAAGTATGTTTTTACTCATATTGTTAAACATATGGAACGATTGAAAGGTTACGATAGAAAAGGAATAGCTGACAAAGTTTATACAGCAACTTGGGATTATCATGATATTAAATTACATGAGTTCTATATTGAGATTACCAAAGAGTTTTTTCAAAGAATAGGAGAGTAA
- a CDS encoding DUF5388 domain-containing protein, which produces MVKKFETDPSRKKNLREIPETETSKPKKTFNIDEFTSTVQKSTESSEKKVGRPKKNKVYGTVRIQKYNVNRVNALQNTLDYETQDDLISTVLDRLENSMSSEERTMFEMYMKTYEARDRKKSN; this is translated from the coding sequence ATGGTAAAAAAATTCGAAACAGATCCTAGCAGAAAGAAAAATTTAAGAGAAATCCCAGAGACAGAAACATCCAAACCAAAAAAGACTTTTAATATTGACGAGTTTACAAGTACAGTACAAAAGTCGACTGAATCTTCTGAGAAAAAAGTTGGAAGACCAAAAAAAAATAAAGTTTATGGTACTGTAAGAATTCAAAAATATAATGTAAATAGAGTGAATGCTTTACAAAATACTTTAGATTATGAGACGCAAGACGACTTAATTTCAACTGTATTAGATCGTTTAGAAAATTCAATGTCGTCTGAAGAGCGTACTATGTTTGAAATGTACATGAAAACATATGAAGCGAGAGATAGAAAGAAATCCAATTAA
- a CDS encoding type III secretion system protein PrgN, whose translation MTRNTFVYSHPINVYIIKKLGMTLDQFCELYAHSRGTVSSWITRNRRVESLPVSLIYDLSLAASSNMSSTYEELLSLQDEYEIYISSIGKRKKKRIE comes from the coding sequence ATGACTAGAAATACTTTTGTTTATTCCCACCCTATCAATGTATATATTATCAAGAAGCTAGGAATGACGCTTGACCAATTTTGTGAATTATATGCTCATAGTCGTGGTACTGTATCTAGTTGGATAACACGTAACCGGCGAGTCGAATCATTACCAGTATCACTTATTTATGATCTAAGCCTTGCAGCAAGTTCAAACATGTCTTCTACTTACGAAGAGCTTCTCTCTCTTCAAGATGAATATGAAATATATATATCTTCGATCGGAAAAAGAAAGAAAAAGCGAATTGAGTAA
- a CDS encoding MerR family transcriptional regulator — METKYVCNLHTISKHRLRYYEHLGLISPKRKANGYREYLVTDIKKLSSIMLFRYFDLPLNAIENLLNQRDIEQTVNYLSEELIMMDKKISNLLDKKKLLQKYIQHIEKTKIIPKNKIKIQKIEKRYAIASQENCFNLDESFCRSKVLFQESINSVPVDRLDLYGNIVKREGGIEKYQPLFLLNNGERVFDKNMIVIPEGTYAEIIVNDHFDRNELLKEIEYYTDQQGYIMSNFILESYLITFYESTNIKEHATCIQVKLEKVNR, encoded by the coding sequence ATGGAAACTAAGTATGTATGTAATTTACATACTATATCAAAACATAGATTAAGATATTATGAACACTTAGGTCTGATTAGTCCAAAAAGAAAAGCAAATGGCTATCGAGAATACTTAGTTACAGATATTAAAAAATTATCGTCAATTATGTTGTTTAGATATTTTGATCTGCCGTTGAATGCTATTGAAAATCTGTTAAATCAAAGAGATATTGAACAGACTGTAAATTATCTGTCTGAAGAGTTAATAATGATGGATAAAAAAATAAGTAATCTTTTAGATAAAAAAAAACTTCTACAAAAATATATACAACATATAGAAAAAACGAAAATTATTCCTAAAAATAAAATTAAGATTCAAAAGATAGAGAAACGATACGCAATTGCAAGTCAAGAAAATTGTTTTAATTTAGATGAATCATTCTGTAGATCCAAAGTACTATTTCAAGAGTCTATAAATAGTGTTCCTGTGGATAGGTTAGATTTATATGGAAATATAGTTAAAAGGGAGGGAGGTATAGAAAAATACCAACCATTATTTTTGTTAAATAACGGTGAAAGAGTATTTGATAAAAATATGATTGTGATTCCGGAGGGAACGTATGCTGAAATTATAGTGAATGATCACTTCGATAGAAATGAATTATTGAAAGAGATTGAATATTACACAGATCAACAAGGATATATAATGTCGAATTTCATTTTAGAATCTTATTTAATAACCTTTTATGAATCCACAAATATCAAAGAACATGCAACATGTATTCAAGTAAAACTTGAAAAAGTAAATCGTTAA
- a CDS encoding ETX/MTX2 family pore-forming toxin, translating to MKTKILFTLSPLFIFSLFIFNVRNAEAVTITKIEDSLNQIGNYYYQNELAGKKIEWRYELDKKPNSVSSNAVVYYTPDSQSFKLNKTKSDLVYVGENEFTNSTEVEQTNITTDFAKEVTRTASTSTTKGFTINGEGLAFKLPLSIGSNQITGSFNSSTTNTQTEATTETITSGAQSVKVPPHKTYRVVVSLEQIEFEGTVDYTATGKDLKNNINATGWWIDITGRPYTKRFDLSYSIGSEWNSLNNQQKNEIKEIKINSNNNTMTVDGQAEIRGVTGTRMIVKTYDITNKNNILINQKFL from the coding sequence ATGAAAACCAAGATTCTTTTTACCTTGAGTCCATTGTTTATATTTTCATTGTTTATTTTTAATGTTAGAAATGCTGAAGCAGTTACTATCACAAAAATCGAAGACAGTTTAAATCAGATAGGCAACTATTATTATCAAAATGAGCTAGCAGGAAAAAAAATTGAATGGAGATATGAACTCGATAAAAAGCCCAATTCTGTATCATCAAATGCTGTCGTATACTATACTCCTGATAGTCAATCATTTAAACTAAATAAAACTAAATCCGATTTAGTCTACGTAGGAGAAAATGAATTTACTAATAGTACTGAAGTTGAACAAACGAATATTACGACTGATTTTGCTAAAGAGGTAACACGCACAGCATCTACGAGTACTACAAAAGGCTTCACTATTAATGGAGAAGGGTTGGCATTTAAACTTCCTCTAAGTATTGGGTCAAATCAAATAACTGGCAGCTTTAATTCTAGTACAACTAATACACAAACTGAAGCTACTACTGAAACAATAACCTCGGGCGCGCAATCTGTTAAAGTTCCGCCACATAAAACTTATAGAGTAGTTGTTTCACTAGAACAAATTGAATTTGAAGGTACAGTTGACTATACTGCGACGGGTAAGGATTTAAAAAATAATATAAATGCTACGGGTTGGTGGATAGATATTACAGGAAGACCTTATACAAAGCGTTTTGATCTCAGTTATAGTATTGGATCTGAATGGAACAGCTTAAACAACCAGCAAAAAAATGAAATTAAAGAAATTAAGATTAATTCAAATAATAATACTATGACTGTTGACGGACAAGCTGAAATCAGAGGTGTTACTGGAACTAGAATGATTGTAAAAACGTATGATATTACCAACAAGAATAATATCTTAATTAATCAAAAGTTTCTTTAG